The genomic window TATATGTTTATCCATGTTTTTGTGTGTTTTCTAGGTATAGATATGGTTTTATTATAGATTAGGGCTATTCTCAACTCTTTGTTCATGTTACTATAAATATAACTAGTCATTCTAATTGCTCTCAATGACTGGATTCAATGAATTGGCGCTATTGTCCTCGCAACAAAATCCAGCTTACTTAAAAATCTTTGTGATCCTTCCCGATATTTATGATTTTAGCCAAGCGAGTATATATATGTGGGTAATTGCCTTTAATTAATTTAAACTCTATCGACAAATCCCATTGTTCAAATTCTCAAAAGTTTATTTTTCAAGATAAGTCGGATTTATTAAATATCAAGAAGGGCTACATGATGAAAGAGTGAGGGATAATTGGCTTTTCACGATTCGTTTTTATATTGGCTAACAAATGGGTAAAGTTATTACCTCCTCTATTCGTATGAGAGAAATTACAATTATCGAAAGAAGTAGATGTATAATCCCAGCCAAGAATGTGATGACAAAAATCTCTTGACTGATCATCATGAATTAAGTTAAACAATTCTAGCGAATCTACTTAAAAAATGACATGTTTAAAACCTCCTCTTAACGCCAACTTGATCATACAGAAAGCTAGTGTCATCGTTTCCGTTAGAAGAATGTCTGCATCCTGGAATTTGGAAAGGCAGCTCAACACTTGACCTTCTACATTCCGAATAACCACACCAATCCCAAATTCTCGAAAGTACATGGGTACTTGCGTTGTGGTGAAATTGTGATTGAATATCTCGTTTTCTGGAGGATGGAGAGGTTGCGCCAAGAGATAGCTACCATGTGGTAGTCCCTAATCATTATAAATACTATTTAGAAATCTTTCTCATTACAGGGGTTGTTGGATTATGATCAAGTCCATCATAATCCAAAATCATGGCTATTAGCTGACCCGCATCCGGTGATGTACCCATCTATTTTTCTGAAATGGCTTCTTTCTTATTCAGAGTATGAAGCTTGATTTGGATTAAATCCGAGTTTGAAGCTTGATTTGACATTAATCATGACTTTAACTAGTTGAAGAATGTGACAGAATAAAGGAAGGCTTGGCACATATCAAGCACGAGTTTGCTACTCTCAAAGACAGGCTCACGCAATATTTAGAGGTCTAACTATCTTTCTATTTAACAAAAGTTCTGGTGAATATCCAGACAGGAAAATTTCCAATGCATAAAAAAATTATACATTAATAATTCGCACAACATGACTCATCAAATGAAGTATTATTCACTAATGCTTAGGTGTCTAACTTTAAATAGGCAAGAATGCCACAAAAATCAAAACTGTACTATGTTGACAGAATATCATCACCATCGCTGAGAAAATTGAAAACCTGCCTCAAATTTCCCCTGGATGGCCTGGCACAGGTTGCAAACTTACAGATGAATACAAGTCGCCGCCGCATTTCCAGTTTTGTTATACGTGTCCCGATGAAGGATTTTCCATCATCAAAATTACCTGATGAAAATATGTTAGAATAGTCCAGGAGATCGAAGAAACTTTTAACTTTTTTTTCCTAATTATTACACGTTAGAGTGAGAAGCAAAAAGGAAAAATCAAGACACATACCTTCATCATTAAATAATGATACTAAGATTGCCAGACAGACGCACACACTAATATCTTCCCCTGAAAATTCAGAGGACACATAAAGATATCAGAAAATCATGGTAGAAGTTTCAGGAGCCTTAAATGACTGCAAATGTCATATTTAATGTCATATGCAAAATCCAATACACCCTTCAAGGAATTAAATAGTTCTTACCATTACGGCAACAAACTAGAAGCGTCTTCCCTTTAGTAAGATTGGACCTTGCAAAACTAACCGCGGTATGTAGATTGTTCAATAATGAAAATCGGTTGAATTTCGAGTTCTGGAGAAGAAACAGGAATCAAATGAAACAAATTCTTCATAAATTGAAGGTAATGATCCAGTAGCTTCATTTATTGCGTACCAAAATCGGAAGATGCATATATCTTTCAGAATTATGCCGGAAGACAGATATAGGCTCTTCATCACAATTCAGTATGCAGTCAATACCCGAAACACTGGCAGCTGCACCAAAAAATGTCAATTAAAGGCTGAGCCGGAAGATATAGTAAACAACGAGTTTATTGAAGCGTGCTACGGACTGATGGAAATAGTACAGGAAGGAAACACTTTGTAAGAATTTCAAAATGTGATAGAAAGAACATGTAAATACTTATCTATAGACTTGTCTTCCATCTCATTTAGACAAAAAATGAAAAACAAAGGGCAGTTGATTCTGCATACCGGTTTCAGAAGTGCCAACTGCAACATTAGTTGAATCCAGCCAGGATATTCCAGTATCGTCACTGTTTGACTTCTCTATTCCAAGCTTTAAAATGTCGGAAGATAACTCTTGTTCCATAAAAGAAAAGTTCTCCGATGATTTACGAGGCTTGACAATGACCTGTGGAGCATTCTTCCCTCTTCGAGCATGGTAGACCCTATCCTTTTCAACTATTTCAGCAACCTTTTGATTACACAAGTCTGGTCCTGAATTTATGAGGTCGATGGCGTGGCTCCAGAAAAGGATAGGTGATAAACCCCTTGCCCAGCTTTCTTCATCGTCTCCAGCTCCGGGAATATAATTCCAACTATACTCTGATGTAGTTCTACGCTGACCAATGCCATTTTGTGATGATGCAGAGACGAGGATGATGGGTGTGAAGTCCCATGAATCATGATCAGGTACTTCATTTAACCATATAACTGTTTTCTGAGAAATCCACAGAGGACGTAAAGGTTTCTTCAAGCTCGAGGCAAGGGATGCAATATCGCCCCCACAATCATCCAACCTTTTGGTCCATTCTTCCAGACGGTCCTCGATAGATGCTCTCTCTGTGTCAGACACCCAGAGAGGAAGATGTAAGGAGCAATCCCAATCGCAAGAGACCTCACTTGCACTTTCCGTGTGCTGGTAGAAAGTTCCAGACTCCTATAAAAAATTCACAATCAAAATCTAGATAAACTGGAAAAGTTTGGACAATGAAATTTTCACAAAGCAGCAAGTATAACATAAAACAATATCCTGCGCTACTCCCGGAAACGCATCAAAACATGTAAGATTGCATTTGAATGATAATAGTAGTCGTAACATGCAAGCAAATACTCACCCCATCCTTTGGCACACCACAATGGCTCATTCTATTCCGATAATTACGAATAGAGCGATTCAAAACACAAGTCCAAATAGGTATCGTTTTCGACATGCTATCGGGGAATCGTTTTCCTTTCCTAGTAGAATCCACTATAAAACAGCCTCCCTTCTGTCCTACCCATCAACAAATGCACAATCACCAAAAATTTCAGGTAATGCTAATAAAAAAACAAAACTTCAACAATTCATTTGAACATTAAATTAAAGTTAATAGTTTCCACTTACCAGCAAGTTGAGCTACATGGAGGTTGAGACGAGAGGTATTGAATGACCAGTTGTTGTTGTGGCCGTCGGTAGATTTGAAGTAACACGTGGCGTGAAACTTGGGCGAGTACCAGAGCCCACAAGGAGATTGGCGAGTAGAGGTAGATGGGGCCATAACTGAGCTATCTCTCCGACGAAGATGGAGTCCTCGTAGATTGACTTGAGTGCGTTGTAGAGAGAGTTATCTCTTCGTTTGATCGTCCCTCACTGCTTTGTATATGCTTAATTGAGTCGTCTCGTTCGGTTCCATTGTGTGAAGGGATTTGCAGAGCGAGCGAGGAAAAAGAAGAGAAGAGAAAACAAGATCGAGTTTTGGGCCGGCCCCATTATTTTGTAACTGGGAAAGAAGAATCGTGTTGTAAACAAGGCTGTAACTCGGGAAACAAATATCGAGTTGTAAACAAGCCTGTAACTCGGGAAAGAACAATCATATTGTCAATAAGCCTGTAACTCGGGAACAATCATACTCACCATTGCTAGCATTGTTTTTCTTCTAATTCTTGCAAGAGTAGATTTTCCTCCA from Rutidosis leptorrhynchoides isolate AG116_Rl617_1_P2 unplaced genomic scaffold, CSIRO_AGI_Rlap_v1 contig473, whole genome shotgun sequence includes these protein-coding regions:
- the LOC139883920 gene encoding LOW QUALITY PROTEIN: tRNA A64-2'-O-ribosylphosphate transferase-like (The sequence of the model RefSeq protein was modified relative to this genomic sequence to represent the inferred CDS: inserted 1 base in 1 codon; deleted 1 base in 1 codon) translates to MESLRKALFDEGLVDDQFGALEDLQDLAMGGVPPRIVAAKKAKEAITATISHTDENSIKDIEVLKQSLEKITQEVDTLKTRLAPYFSSLTLLVMNNHLNKFPGNEIKESNIRNDAKIADLWRNRHWCLPDPSTEYIAEAWDVVMATDINSLAPEKITWKATASVAHLFFDCEFSMVVWRDIMQRCNISRTPGTWRREVSWFSRKTGGKSTLARIRRKTMLAMACLQLDICFPSYSLVYNTILLSQLQNNGAGPKLDLVFSSLLFPRSLCKSLHTMEPNETTQLSIYKAVRTIKRRDNSLYNALKSIYEDSIFVGEIAQLWPHLPLLANLXCGLWYSPKFHATCYFKSTDGHNNNWSFNTSRLNLHVAQLAGQKGGCFIVDSTRKGKRFPDSMSKTIPIWTCVLNRSIRNYRNRMSHCGVPKDGESGTFYQHTESASEVSCDWDCSLHLPLWVSDTERASIEDRLEEWTKRLDDCGGDIASLASSLKKPLRPLWISQKTVIWLNEVPDHDSWDFTPIILVSASSQNGIGQRRTTSEYSWNYIPGAGDDEESWARGLSPILFWSHAIDLINSGPDLCNQKVAEIVEKDRVYHARRGKNAPQVIVKPRKSSENFSFMEQELSSDILKLGIEKSNSDDTGISWLDSTNVAVGTSETAASVSGIDCILNCDEEPISVFRHNSERYMHLPILNSKFNRFSLLNNLHTAVSFARSNLTKGKTLLVCCRNGEDISVCVCLAILVSLFNDEGNFDDGKSFIGTRITKLEMRRRLVFICKFATCARPSRGNLRQVFNFLSDGDDILST